The Streptomyces collinus DNA segment CGCAGGACCTCGACGACTGGGTGCGCCACGGCTGCGCCGGCTGGGACCCGGCGACGATCCTGCCCTACCGCGACCGGCTGCTCACGCAGATCGTCCCGGTGGCCGAGGCCGACCGCAATCCCATCGCCAGGGACTTCGTCACCGCGGCCTCCCGCGCCCTCGGCGTCCCCGTCGTCGACGACTTCAACGCCGAACCCTTCGCCGACGGCGCCGGATTCTTCTCCTTGGCCTACCAGCCGGAGGGCAACCTGCGCTCCTCCGCGTCCGTCGCCTACCTCCACCCGGTACTGGACCGGCCCAACCTCACGCTGCTGCTGGAGACCTGGGCCCACCGGCTGATCCCCGACGAGTCGGGTCGGCTGACGCGCGTCGCCGTCCGGGGCGCCGACGGCGAAGCCGCGACCGTGCGCGCCGAGCGCGAACTGCTGCTGTGTGCCGGGGCCATCGACACCCCGCGCCTGCTGATGCTCTCCGGCATCGGACCGGCCGACGACCTGAACGCCCTGGGCATCAAGGTGCGGGCCGACCTGCCCGGCGTCGGGGAGAACCTGCTGGACCACCCCGAGTCCGTGATCGTCTGGGAGACCGCGGGACCGCTGCCGCCCAACTCCGCGATGGACTCCGACGCCGGCCTGTTCCTGCGCCGCGACAAGGGCCAGCCGCGTCCCGACCTGATGTTCCACTTCTACCAGGTGCCGTTCACCGTCAACACCGAACGCCTCGGCTACCCCGTACCGCGGCACGGGGTGTGCATGACGCCGAACGTGCCGCGGGCCCGCTCCACCGGCCGCATGTGGCTGCGCAGCAACAACCCCGCCGAGCATCCCGCCCTGGACTTCCGGTACTTCACCGACCCCGAGGGCCATGACGAGCGCACCCTCGTGGACGGGCTGAAGGTGGCCCGCGAGGTCGCCGCGACCGACCCGCTGCGTGACTGGCTCGTCCGCGAGGTCGCGCCCGGCCCGGACGTCGTCTCCGACGCCGACCTGTCGGAGTACGGACGCCGCGCGGCCCACACCGTCTACCACCCGGCCGGGACCTGCCGCATGGGCGCGGCAGACGACCCGGCGGCCGTCTGCGACCCCGAGCTGAGACTGCGGGGCTTCGACGGCGTGCGGATCGTCGATGCGTCGGTGTTCCCGACGATGCCCACCATCAACCCGATGGTGACCGTGCTGCTCGCCGCCGAACGCGCCGCCGACCTGATCACCGCGGAACGAAGGACACAGCCGTGACCGGTACACCATCTCCCGCACCGGCGTCCGGGGTCCCCTCGGGGGAGCCGGGCTCCGAGTTCCGCAAGGACATGAGCCCCTGGGCCAACTTCGCCCTCGGCTTCACCTACCTCTCCCCGGTGGTGGGCACCTACACCCTCTTCGGCATCGCGATCGCCGACGGCGGACCGCCGATGATCTGGGCGTTCCTGGTCGCCGGCTGCGGCCAGTTCCTCGTCGCGCTGATCTTCGGGGAGATCGTCGCCCAGTACCCGATCGCAGGCGGCGTCTACCCCTGGGCCCGGCGGCTGTGGGGCAAGCGCTGGGCGTGGATGACCGGCTGGGTGTACATGTGGGCGCTGCTGGTGACCATCACCTCCGTCGCCTACGGCGCCGGCCCCTACATCGCCATCCTCTTCGGCTTCAGAGCCACCGTGCACACCACCGTGCTGTGCACCGCCGTGCTCATCGTCGTCGCCATCCTCATCAACTACATGGGCACCAAGGCACTGTCGACGGCGGCGCTCATCGGTTTCGCCGGCGAGCTCATCGGCGCCCTCGTGGTCGGCGTCTACCTGCTGGCCACCCACCGTCACCAGGGCCTCGGCGTCATCTTCGACACCTACGGCGTCGAGGGAGACGGCTCCTACCTGCCGGCGTTCCTGGCAGCCGGCATCATCGGCCTCTACCAGTACTACGGCTTCGAGGCGTGCGGAGACACCGCCGAGGAGGTCGCCCACCCGGGCCGGGTCATCCCCCGCGCGATGCGCCGCACCATCTACATCGGCGGCGCGGCGGCCACGTTCACCTGCATGTCGCTGCTGCTGTCGGTCACGGACTTCAACGCGATCATCTCGGGCGAGCAGGCCGACCCGGTGGTGGACGTGCTCTACGACGCCATGGGCGAGACCGGGGCGCGGATGGTGATGGCCGTGGTGCTGATCTCCTTCCTGTCCTGCACGATCAGCCTCCAGGCCGCGGCCGGGCGGCTCATCTACTCCTACGCCCGGGACGAGATGATCGTCGGACACGTGCTGCTGCGGCGGTTCGTCC contains these protein-coding regions:
- a CDS encoding GMC family oxidoreductase, with product MATTPAHGAESAYDYVIVGGGTAGCVLAARLSEDPDCRVCVIEGGPSDVGDERILRLRNWINLLGSEFDYGYTTVEQPRGNSHILHSRARVLGGCSSHNTLISFLPLPQDLDDWVRHGCAGWDPATILPYRDRLLTQIVPVAEADRNPIARDFVTAASRALGVPVVDDFNAEPFADGAGFFSLAYQPEGNLRSSASVAYLHPVLDRPNLTLLLETWAHRLIPDESGRLTRVAVRGADGEAATVRAERELLLCAGAIDTPRLLMLSGIGPADDLNALGIKVRADLPGVGENLLDHPESVIVWETAGPLPPNSAMDSDAGLFLRRDKGQPRPDLMFHFYQVPFTVNTERLGYPVPRHGVCMTPNVPRARSTGRMWLRSNNPAEHPALDFRYFTDPEGHDERTLVDGLKVAREVAATDPLRDWLVREVAPGPDVVSDADLSEYGRRAAHTVYHPAGTCRMGAADDPAAVCDPELRLRGFDGVRIVDASVFPTMPTINPMVTVLLAAERAADLITAERRTQP
- a CDS encoding APC family permease is translated as MTGTPSPAPASGVPSGEPGSEFRKDMSPWANFALGFTYLSPVVGTYTLFGIAIADGGPPMIWAFLVAGCGQFLVALIFGEIVAQYPIAGGVYPWARRLWGKRWAWMTGWVYMWALLVTITSVAYGAGPYIAILFGFRATVHTTVLCTAVLIVVAILINYMGTKALSTAALIGFAGELIGALVVGVYLLATHRHQGLGVIFDTYGVEGDGSYLPAFLAAGIIGLYQYYGFEACGDTAEEVAHPGRVIPRAMRRTIYIGGAAATFTCMSLLLSVTDFNAIISGEQADPVVDVLYDAMGETGARMVMAVVLISFLSCTISLQAAAGRLIYSYARDEMIVGHVLLRRFVHARAVPSWALFVSAAVPLVIAFASLLSEDALTNIVSFAILGIYGSFQMVVLAALRARLKGWRPAGEFTLGRWGLLVNVAALVYGILAIINICWARSPEKSWWENWIVLLCGAIVLGTGLLYMFTTHHYGRGDAPAGDAVPEKAGSASGGGAAG